In Candidatus Methanoperedens sp., the following proteins share a genomic window:
- a CDS encoding AAA family ATPase: MIENLEIKNFKSIKHLKLECKRVNVFIGKPNTGKSNILESVGIFSFPYESPHGGIGLKKIVRFVNTTNLFYDNNLDDKIEIFADDKYYEIKYEGGRFVGTGGDKEKKDFRFDFNLDYDGSGSGGSSSFSPFKFYKFAVMETFPRRESDFLLPLNGENLQSILLTNKALRKTVANILNEFGLRIVLKLQEGKIEVQKEVEDVIISYPYSLISDTLQRVVFYLVAIETNKDSIIIFEEPEAHAFPYYTKFLAERIALDKTNQYFISTHNPYILSSILEKTPMKDIGIFITYYEDYQTKVKPITEEEMPLILDLDASIFFNLDKFLESK; encoded by the coding sequence ATGATTGAAAACCTGGAAATAAAGAATTTCAAGTCCATTAAGCATCTAAAGCTGGAATGTAAAAGGGTTAATGTTTTTATAGGCAAGCCTAATACTGGAAAGTCAAATATTCTGGAAAGTGTCGGTATTTTTTCTTTTCCATACGAGAGCCCTCATGGTGGAATTGGTCTTAAAAAAATTGTCCGATTTGTGAATACTACTAATTTATTTTATGATAATAATTTAGATGACAAAATAGAAATATTTGCTGATGATAAATATTATGAGATAAAATATGAAGGGGGGAGGTTTGTAGGAACTGGCGGCGATAAAGAGAAAAAAGATTTCCGCTTTGATTTTAATTTAGATTACGATGGTAGCGGGAGTGGAGGAAGTTCCAGCTTCTCGCCATTTAAATTTTATAAGTTTGCAGTAATGGAAACATTCCCAAGAAGAGAGTCTGATTTTCTTCTGCCTCTAAACGGAGAAAACCTCCAATCAATTCTCTTAACAAATAAGGCTTTAAGAAAAACAGTGGCTAATATACTTAATGAATTCGGGCTCAGAATTGTTTTAAAACTCCAAGAAGGTAAAATAGAAGTCCAAAAAGAGGTGGAGGATGTAATAATCTCGTATCCTTACTCATTAATTTCCGATACTTTGCAGAGAGTGGTTTTTTATCTTGTAGCAATTGAGACAAATAAAGATTCTATAATTATTTTTGAAGAACCAGAAGCTCATGCTTTTCCATATTATACTAAATTTCTCGCTGAAAGAATAGCTCTGGATAAAACTAATCAGTATTTCATCTCTACACATAACCCTTATATTCTCTCATCGATTTTAGAAAAAACTCCTATGAAGGATATTGGTATTTTCATAACGTATTATGAAGATTACCAGACCAAGGTTAAACCAATCACGGAAGAAGAGATGCCGTTGATATTGGATCTTGACGCAAGTATATTCTTTAATCTAGATAAATTCCTGGAATCAAAATGA
- a CDS encoding DUF1284 domain-containing protein has translation MPASMKAKLRGHHLICLNFFRGEGYSEDFIKNIHSVIRKQKVEVVAGPDEVCKRCPYLIENKCADNEYTNEKILFQDKEALRLLGYKQGEIISWKTISAKLPGIIEDWKAQFCADCRYLKVCFG, from the coding sequence ATGCCAGCTTCCATGAAAGCAAAACTCAGAGGTCATCACCTGATATGCCTTAATTTTTTCAGGGGTGAGGGCTATTCAGAGGATTTTATTAAGAACATTCATTCAGTCATCAGAAAACAAAAAGTGGAAGTGGTAGCAGGACCTGACGAGGTTTGCAAACGATGCCCCTACCTGATAGAGAATAAATGCGCAGATAATGAATATACCAATGAAAAAATCCTTTTTCAGGATAAAGAAGCCCTGAGACTCCTTGGGTATAAACAAGGCGAGATAATATCATGGAAAACCATTTCTGCTAAATTACCTGGAATTATAGAGGATTGGAAAGCCCAATTCTGTGCGGATTGCAGATACCTGAAGGTGTGTTTTGGTTAA
- a CDS encoding glycosyltransferase family 39 protein, producing MAEKNIATWTFGEPPLYYLVLHFTLAIGKSETIIRFPSVIFGILSVFMIYKIGTLLYNKKEGLVSAFLLAISPTSIIFSQDAKNYSLFIFLSMATIYFFLKMEEKPTNGNKILFLISLILSFYNHYFTVILLAAIIIFKIWKSHKNIKDLFNFFLLIGIFLLFIIPILQQFISQVTIRSGSSYINFVYQTHLTNQFMREIFTFLIMHEFVGDNNIIYYLYLGLLLYGTLSSFDFLRFSRNSDTFTLHEKNIIFLVIWLFIPIAFSAILTNIISNLYIRYISFTLPAFLLISSHGIVTIPNGIISIINRVRKKVDLTKFYLLIVILIIIVVVLSTYPILNHWYKSENYDWKGASKFLEKNAEKNSNIILIPGYNSGPFKFYYKSNDTNVIEYSPTYDLKRLLYQNYTYIVVTDDVNALGPSEVFKITQFISEDMEIDNEFSGGISIYRNRTSFV from the coding sequence ATGGCTGAAAAGAATATAGCCACATGGACTTTTGGCGAACCTCCTCTGTATTATTTGGTATTACATTTTACACTTGCAATTGGAAAAAGCGAGACAATTATTAGATTTCCATCAGTGATTTTTGGAATACTATCAGTTTTTATGATTTATAAAATTGGTACATTATTGTATAATAAGAAAGAAGGGTTGGTGAGTGCCTTTCTACTCGCAATATCTCCAACATCTATAATATTTTCACAGGATGCTAAAAATTATTCGTTGTTTATTTTCCTTTCAATGGCTACTATTTATTTCTTTTTAAAAATGGAGGAAAAGCCCACCAATGGTAATAAAATTCTTTTTCTGATATCATTGATTTTGAGTTTTTATAATCATTATTTTACAGTAATACTCCTGGCTGCAATTATAATATTTAAAATATGGAAATCTCATAAAAACATTAAAGATTTATTTAATTTTTTTTTATTGATAGGTATTTTTTTACTATTTATAATTCCGATTCTCCAACAATTTATATCACAAGTGACAATAAGATCAGGATCGTCATATATTAATTTTGTGTATCAAACTCATCTTACGAACCAATTTATGAGAGAGATATTTACTTTTTTAATCATGCACGAATTCGTAGGTGATAATAACATCATCTATTATTTGTATTTGGGGTTATTATTATATGGCACATTATCTTCATTCGATTTCCTTCGTTTTTCAAGAAATTCTGACACATTTACTCTTCATGAAAAGAACATAATCTTCTTAGTAATTTGGTTATTTATACCAATAGCATTTTCAGCAATTCTAACTAATATTATTTCAAATCTCTATATAAGATATATTTCATTCACATTACCAGCATTTCTCTTGATATCGTCTCATGGAATTGTTACAATTCCAAACGGAATAATTAGTATCATTAATAGAGTTAGGAAAAAGGTTGATTTAACTAAATTTTATCTATTGATCGTTATATTGATTATTATTGTTGTTGTACTATCAACTTATCCAATTTTAAACCATTGGTATAAATCTGAGAATTATGATTGGAAAGGAGCATCAAAATTTCTTGAAAAAAATGCAGAGAAAAATAGCAATATAATTTTGATTCCAGGTTATAATAGTGGTCCTTTTAAATTTTATTATAAGAGCAACGATACAAATGTTATAGAATATTCTCCTACTTATGATTTAAAAAGACTTTTATATCAAAATTATACATATATAGTAGTAACTGATGATGTAAATGCTCTGGGGCCATCTGAAGTTTTTAAAATAACGCAATTTATATCCGAAGATATGGAAATTGATAATGAATTTAGTGGTGGTATATCAATCTATAGAAATCGTACAAGTTTTGTATAG